In Theileria annulata chromosome 3, complete sequence, *** SEQUENCING IN PROGRESS ***, the sequence GCCATTCTTTTATCACGTTGCAATAAGACTTTGTACCATACCCTGTATAGATAGAGATTCCATTTTGTTAATTCTAAAAACTGTCAAAGTAACCCTGAACAGACTATTGGATAGAGGGTGTTACATACATCCAATAGTATGCCTAATAATACAGCCACGTCTTGTAGAAGTAGAgtataattttagaatCGTCAAATCTCCTGAAGACACTGATTCCAGTGAGCTGAGTGAATTTGAAGAGTTCAAGAAATACATAAACGAACAATCAAACATCAAATACCCTTTAAAATCACttgatatatataactcACAGGTAGTTTCTCATGAAACTAATTAACCTTTAGAAGTTGAAGCCTGAATTCCCCAAATTGAAGACTATCAAAACCGTATACAACAAATATAAGCTAGACAAAACCAAACCCGAGTCAAATAGGAAATTAAGTAGAGGAGATAAGCAAgagtataaaattttgaagCGAGAATTGTTGACTGAAACACTTAAGAAAGCTGAGTTTGACATCAAAAAGAGAGCTAAACAACGTTTGGATACCGAGAAAAGGTACAAGGAAGTTGTGAGAGATGCTATGATAGAGCAGGACATGCTCAAGAAACTATCAACTTCAGGTATTTACTAACTTTCactaaaataaataataaaaccattaattttatgcAGATGTCTCagtttttaataaaaagaagaaatgATGATTGGCAAACTACGTTTCTTTGGGactaatttattcaaattcaaCAAACTTGCTTCAAATCAATTACAAGtattgtattttaattacCTTAAATTACTTGGAATTACAGACCATTTACGAAAAATTGGAATATCTGGACGAAATTGATAACCTGGAGTTTGACGGTTCAATCTTGAACATCCAGTTTCATAACAATAAGTTTAT encodes:
- a CDS encoding uncharacterized protein (note;~Tap-24g11.q1c.cand.94 - score = 7.10) — protein: MMIGKLRFFGTNLFKFNKLASNQLQTIYEKLEYLDEIDNLEFDGSILNIQFHNNKFILINKHEPSQKLWYSSFSGSIFANHYDLGLDYFQYQDDKWISTRSGIYHEYTQFS